The Rubricoccus marinus nucleotide sequence CCACCTGAGCGCAACCCCTCGGGACGGGCAGCGTAGTTTCGGGAGGCCCCCTCTCCTTCTCTCCGATGGCAACGCGCCAGCGCCGTTCTTCTCGCTCCGATTCCGACGAAGCCCTCGACGACGAGTTCGCGAGCATCTCCGAGGAGGACATCCAGGCGTACCTCGCCGAGGTAGAGGACGAGGAGGAAGAGGAAAAACCGGACCCGGGCTTTCTCAACCTCCAAACCGGCGCCGGGCTCGGACTGATCGGGCTTGGAGGGCTGTACACGATGCAGCTGTTGGGCTTTCTCCCGCTCGGGGCTTCGCTCGCCACGCTTGTCGCCGTAATGCCGTGGGTCGCGGGCATCCTCATCATGCTGACGGGTTTCGGCGTGCTCTCGTGGAGCCCCGCGGCCCGGCGGCGCCGCAAAGCCCGGGAGCGTGCCGTCCGCGCCGCGCGCCGACGCAAGCAGAAGACCATGGGCCGCCAGAGGCGGAGCGCCCCGACGGACGCCGCCGGGCGCCGCGCCCGCAGCGCGTTCGAGCAGGCCGCGCGGGCCTCGGCTACCGCCGGCCGCACCGCGCGCCGCGCCATCGACGCCTCTCGCGAGCGCACTCGGTCCATGACCGCAGGCCGTTCCGTGGGTCGGCGCCTGGCGAAAAACCGCAAGGACAAAAAGATCTCGGGCGTCGCCAGCGGTATCGCGGCCTACTTCGGCATCGACCCGACGGTCGTGCGGATCGCGTTTGTCCTGGCGTCCATCTTCGGCCAGGGCGCCGGGCTCATCATCTACCTCATCCTCTCGTTCGTGCTGCCCAACGGGGAGGCCTCTGGCGACGACGATGACCCGTACGTGCTGAACATCCGGGACTAAGCGTCCTGAACTCGCGTCGGTGCGAGCGTAGGCGCCTCGCTAAGTATTGAGGCGCCAGACCGCCATACTGCTACCCTCCCCGTCGCCACAGAGGGTTTGCTAGGCAGAGCACAACCCTGCCTGCCGCGATGACGGCCTCTGGCGCCAGAGGCCAAGGCTGTGGAAACAGAAACGCCGGCTCTCCCGAGGGAAAGCCGGCGTGTGAGCAACGCTCGGAGCGGACTACTGGTTGGTGTGGTCCGGGCTCCACATCTTCTGCGTGTTCTCGATCGCCTGATCCGCGACGCTTCCGTCGATGATCCGGTCCTCTGAGTTCAGCTCGTGCGCCACGACGGTGCAGACCGTCTTGGAGAGCTTCACGAGAAGCGGCGTGATCTGGCCGAGGTGAGTCAGCGCGAGATCGGCGAGCTTCTGGTCCTTGAGACCGAGCGCAGTCGTGTGCAGCATGTGGTAGCTGACCGCCGCGAGGCTAAGCGCCGTGTAGTCGTCGCGCACCATGCGCGAGACCTGGTCGGTGTTGCGGAGGCGGTCGATCAGGCCGGCCGCCTCGCCGAGAACGCCGAGAAACGCTTCCTTGGCGGCTTCGAGAACGCCGCCGCCTTCGGTGCCTTCGTTGTACGCCTCGAGCGCGGTGTTCTGGCCCTTGAGCGTGCTGATGATCTGGTCTAGGAGACCGTTCAGTTCGGGATAGGCATCCGTCGCGCCGGACGCGCGCTGATGCTCGACGGCGTTCTGGATGTGCTGGGTGACGCCGGCCATATCGGTGGCGTACTGGTTGAGGAGATGCTGGCGATCCATGGGATGGAGGGGTAGATGAGAAAGGACCCCTCCAAGCCTTCCGAGACGGATTCCGTTCCCTCCTAACCGCGTTTCCACACCACGGCGCGGCAGCTACCGCCGTACCGTGACGCTGAGTTCGGGCAGCCCAGCTCCGGTGCAGCGGAGCGTCTGGCCCGGCGCCAGCGGCCCGACGCCCTCTGGCGTCCCAGTGTAGATCAGGTCGCCAGGCTCCAGCGTAAAGACGGACGAGCAGTACGCCACGAGCGCCGCAACGGAGAAGATCATCTGCGCCGTAGACCCTTTCTGCCGCGTCTCGCCGTTGATCGTCAGCTCGATCTCGAGATCGCCTACGTCGCCGATTTCCGCCGCCGACGCCAGAGGCCCGAGCGGCGCAAACGTGTCGAAGCCCTTCGCGACCGACCACGGGTGGCCCTTTTTCTTGGCCTCGGCCTGGATGTCGCGGGCCGTCAGGTCCAGTCCCAGCGCGTACGCCGCCACGTGGTC carries:
- a CDS encoding PspC domain-containing protein produces the protein MATRQRRSSRSDSDEALDDEFASISEEDIQAYLAEVEDEEEEEKPDPGFLNLQTGAGLGLIGLGGLYTMQLLGFLPLGASLATLVAVMPWVAGILIMLTGFGVLSWSPAARRRRKARERAVRAARRRKQKTMGRQRRSAPTDAAGRRARSAFEQAARASATAGRTARRAIDASRERTRSMTAGRSVGRRLAKNRKDKKISGVASGIAAYFGIDPTVVRIAFVLASIFGQGAGLIIYLILSFVLPNGEASGDDDDPYVLNIRD
- a CDS encoding fumarylacetoacetate hydrolase family protein; translation: MGSDVPTTPMVFLKPTTALVASGGEIVLPPQSEDVHHELELVAVIGTGGKDIAPEAALDHVAAYALGLDLTARDIQAEAKKKGHPWSVAKGFDTFAPLGPLASAAEIGDVGDLEIELTINGETRQKGSTAQMIFSVAALVAYCSSVFTLEPGDLIYTGTPEGVGPLAPGQTLRCTGAGLPELSVTVRR